The Psychrosphaera ytuae genome includes a region encoding these proteins:
- the secB gene encoding protein-export chaperone SecB, whose product MTDQNTAAQGEQAAPQFSIQRIYLKDLSFESPNAPTIFTKEYKPEIKLDLDNKSTQIEPGVFEVVLSVTVTATIEDQTAFLVEVQQAGVFVIGNMPEQQVAGMLGAFCPNTLFPYAREAVSNLVNRGTFPALNLSPVNFDALFAQYMQQAQQQAQEGQSLDS is encoded by the coding sequence ATGACAGACCAAAACACAGCGGCTCAAGGCGAGCAAGCAGCACCACAATTTTCAATTCAGCGTATTTATCTTAAAGACCTATCTTTCGAGTCTCCAAACGCGCCTACGATTTTCACTAAAGAATACAAGCCTGAGATCAAGTTAGACTTAGACAACAAAAGCACTCAAATAGAACCAGGTGTTTTTGAAGTTGTATTATCAGTGACCGTAACGGCAACGATTGAAGACCAAACTGCGTTTTTAGTTGAAGTACAACAAGCTGGTGTATTTGTGATTGGCAATATGCCAGAGCAACAGGTTGCTGGTATGTTAGGTGCATTCTGTCCAAATACACTATTCCCGTATGCACGTGAAGCTGTATCTAACCTAGTTAACCGTGGTACGTTCCCTGCGTTGAACCTATCTCCAGTTAACTTTGATGCATTGTTTGCACAATACATGCAACAAGCACAGCAACAAGCTCAAGAAGGCCAGTCGTTAGACTCGTAA